In the Dehalococcoidales bacterium genome, CGACAATTTCCCCGCCAGCATCACGGCGCTGGAAAAGTGCCAGCCGGTGTACGAGGAGCTGCCGGGCTGGGAAAAGTCCACCGTGGACGCCCGCACGTTTAAAGATTTGCCACCCAACGCGCAAGGCTACATCAAGCGGCTGGAAGAGCTGACCGGCTGCCCGGTGGCGCTGATATCCGTGGGGGCAAGGCGGGAAGAGACGGTGGTGAGGAAGGACGTTTTCTAGGGGGGACGGTAAACAGGATATTGGTACTGACCCCTTTTCCTCTTATCCCCACCTGCGCTAAAGCTCCGGCGGGCAAGCCTCTCCGCTGGCAGGGAGAGGGACGACAGATTGCGGGATGGCTAAAAACCCTCTCTTATCTCCTTCCGATTCGTTCCTCATACGGAATCCCGGATGAACAGGGTGAATCGGGACTTTTTCAAAGTGGGACGCCGATACCCCGAAATATCATTGGGGTAACTTACCTCTTACCCTTGTCCTCCCGCCTGCGCTAAAGCTCCGGCGGGCAAGCTTCACACGCTGGCGGAGGGGGGCGATAGACAGGACATTGGGACCAACCCCTTTTCCTCTTATCCCCACCTGCGCTAAAGCTCCGGCGGGCAAGCCTCTCCGCTGGCAGGGAGAGGGACGACAGATTGCAGGATGGCTAAAAACCCTCTCTTATCTCCCTTTATGAAAGGGAGACGCCTATGCCCCGAAATGAGAGGCCGGCAGAGGGTGGATTCCAGCCGGAATTTACCCCGTTCACGGTGAACCATTCAAGGTGAATCCGTACTTGATACGGAGTCGGAACGACGGAGTCAAAATCTCCCTCCTGTCCCTTTCCGATTTCATGCGGAATCTTCGACTTTACGAAAGAGGGACGTCAATACCCCGAAATCATCGTGTGTTTACTTACCTCAATAATGGGTTTACCCGATTATAGCGAGGATATGATAGAATAACGTCATGATAATCAGAAAAGCCACAGAGAAAGACATCCCCAGGCTGCTGGAGCTTTACCGGCAGCTTTCCTTTAATCCGGTCGACTATAAAAGCCCGCCGCCGGAGGAATGCCGCCGCGTTTTGAGACAGATACAGGAACACCCCGGCTACAGCCTGCTGGTGGCGGAGGAAAACGGGGAGGCGGTGGGGACGACCGTGCTGGCCATCCTGCCCGGCTTTGCTCACGACACAGCGTCTTTCGGCGTTATCGAGTACGTGGTGGTGGACGAAAAATGCCGGAGCAGGGGCATCGGCAAAGAGCTGATGGAGTACTGCCTGGCGCGGGCGCGGGAGGCGGGGTGCTACAAGGTAATACTGACCAGCGACAAGCGGCGGGAGAGAGCGCACAAGTTCTACCGCGAGCTGGGGTTCGAGGCATCGGCGGAGGGGTTCAGGTATTATTTCTAGGGTCGGACGGCTTCAGGTTTTTCACTTTCAGGTTTTCCGCCGCATATTTTTCTTTTTCTTCACTTACCCTGTAGATGTCCTTGCGGTGACCGATTTCAATAATCCAGATTACCAGTTCATCATCGATGATAGTATAGAGAATCCGGTAGTCTCCCTGGCGAATACGGTATTTATCCTGACCTCGCAATTTTTTACAATCCGACGGCCTTGGATTT is a window encoding:
- a CDS encoding GNAT family N-acetyltransferase yields the protein MIIRKATEKDIPRLLELYRQLSFNPVDYKSPPPEECRRVLRQIQEHPGYSLLVAEENGEAVGTTVLAILPGFAHDTASFGVIEYVVVDEKCRSRGIGKELMEYCLARAREAGCYKVILTSDKRRERAHKFYRELGFEASAEGFRYYF
- a CDS encoding type II toxin-antitoxin system RelE/ParE family toxin, with protein sequence MALYKLVYKSSVHKDLKSIPKASRLRIFKRLEKLAKNPRPSDCKKLRGQDKYRIRQGDYRILYTIIDDELVIWIIEIGHRKDIYRVSEEKEKYAAENLKVKNLKPSDPRNNT